One part of the Streptomyces ferrugineus genome encodes these proteins:
- a CDS encoding ABC transporter permease subunit: protein MSSLTYDLTLAGLSVGSAAALTGIGLVVTYRATGVLNFAHGAIAMLCAYVLRQCVVEWGWPLWAGATVTLLVLAPAIGMALERFVFRPLSVLGGDPAQTLVASIGVFVLLVGGAALLWGQGARDDAPELVSADPWGQLAVALLLAAGVGAVIRWTRFGRELRAVVDDRQLAVLGGIDADRVAAAGWAFGSFTAGLTGVLLAPYLRLDPYGMPLLVMEVVAVAVAARMRSLPVAVVTALAIGVAQSQLTRLHPSGWGAPLLQAVGTNLFVVALLIAALALPGVGTRDALPRTATARVPTPPGAWIVAAVLFLLPLGFAGSDLHTSVQVPALAVVLLSLVVVTGRGGQISLGQAAYAGLGALFTALLAAGRFPGLPRLPELAALALAVVLVAPLGLLTGWPAISRRGLALALATFAVGVGVSRFVFAQPYAVAGLSLGRPAGFEGDRAYYVLELCLLAAALLAAWLLRRGRTGRALAAMRDHESGASAAGVQVPSLKLLAFVSGAALAALGGGMLGMGLRAFDPAAYDPVRGLLWFAAVVVLGADSTLGALIAAALLVGLDAGARGGVAAALIGVLAVLVGRFPGGPYEALRAASGRLRQRRGARLTTLGAQVRGRLHPPGRERAPRRALTGVTASGSAATHLTDRPAAAADGARPPQGPPAPDDESRTGGTGGNPNAAEGRVLTAHHLQARYDTFTALDDVTLTVPPGKVTAIIGPNGAGKTTLFHCLAGTHRPTHGQVRFGTRDITHLPAHARTRLGVARTFQQLAVFPSLTVAENVRVGAEQGRLKDPSAVERALRLLGLDGPVRSLPAADLPTGTLRRVELARALAGSPRVLLLDEPAAGLDTAEVTALTRVLKALAADGTALLVVEHDLDLVADLADTVHVMTAGRIVASGPPDRVLDAAGTQEAPA, encoded by the coding sequence ATGTCCTCCCTGACGTACGACCTCACCCTGGCCGGTCTGTCGGTCGGCAGCGCCGCCGCGCTCACCGGCATCGGCCTGGTGGTCACCTACCGTGCGACGGGCGTGCTGAACTTCGCGCACGGGGCGATCGCGATGCTGTGCGCGTATGTGCTGCGCCAGTGCGTCGTGGAGTGGGGCTGGCCGCTGTGGGCGGGCGCGACGGTGACACTGCTGGTCCTGGCGCCCGCGATCGGGATGGCGCTGGAACGGTTCGTCTTCCGTCCGCTGTCGGTCCTGGGCGGCGACCCGGCGCAGACCCTGGTGGCCTCCATCGGTGTGTTCGTGCTGCTGGTGGGCGGCGCGGCGCTGCTGTGGGGCCAGGGGGCCCGGGACGACGCCCCTGAGCTGGTGTCGGCGGATCCGTGGGGTCAGCTCGCGGTGGCCCTGCTGCTGGCGGCCGGGGTCGGCGCGGTGATCCGCTGGACGCGCTTCGGCCGGGAGCTGCGTGCCGTGGTGGACGACCGGCAGCTGGCCGTCCTCGGGGGTATCGACGCGGACCGGGTGGCTGCGGCGGGCTGGGCGTTCGGCTCGTTCACGGCGGGCCTGACGGGCGTACTGCTCGCGCCGTACCTGCGTCTGGACCCGTACGGCATGCCGCTGCTGGTCATGGAGGTGGTCGCGGTCGCGGTGGCCGCGCGGATGCGCAGCCTGCCGGTCGCGGTGGTGACGGCGCTGGCCATCGGCGTGGCCCAGAGCCAGCTGACCCGTCTGCACCCGTCGGGCTGGGGTGCCCCGCTGCTCCAGGCGGTCGGCACCAACCTCTTCGTGGTGGCCCTGCTGATCGCGGCCCTGGCCCTGCCCGGCGTCGGCACCCGCGACGCCCTGCCCCGCACGGCCACCGCGCGCGTGCCGACCCCGCCGGGCGCCTGGATCGTGGCGGCCGTGCTGTTCCTGCTCCCCCTGGGCTTCGCGGGCTCGGACCTGCATACGTCGGTACAGGTCCCGGCGCTGGCCGTGGTGCTGCTGTCCCTCGTGGTCGTCACCGGCCGCGGCGGCCAGATCTCCCTCGGCCAGGCGGCGTACGCGGGCCTGGGCGCCCTGTTCACGGCCCTGCTGGCGGCGGGGCGCTTCCCGGGCCTGCCCCGGCTGCCGGAGCTGGCGGCACTGGCGCTGGCGGTGGTCCTGGTGGCCCCCCTGGGCCTGCTCACGGGCTGGCCGGCGATCAGCCGCCGGGGCCTGGCCCTGGCGCTGGCCACGTTCGCGGTGGGCGTCGGCGTGAGCCGCTTCGTCTTCGCCCAGCCGTACGCCGTCGCGGGCCTGTCCCTGGGCCGCCCGGCTGGCTTCGAGGGCGACCGCGCGTACTACGTCCTGGAGCTCTGCCTCCTGGCCGCCGCCCTGCTGGCGGCCTGGCTGCTGCGCCGGGGCCGCACGGGACGGGCCCTGGCGGCGATGCGGGACCACGAGTCCGGCGCGTCGGCGGCGGGCGTCCAGGTGCCCTCGCTCAAGCTCCTGGCCTTCGTCTCGGGCGCCGCCCTGGCCGCCCTCGGCGGCGGGATGCTCGGCATGGGCCTGCGCGCCTTCGACCCCGCCGCCTACGACCCGGTCCGCGGTCTGCTCTGGTTCGCCGCGGTGGTGGTCCTCGGCGCCGACAGCACCCTGGGCGCCCTGATCGCGGCGGCCCTCCTGGTCGGCCTCGACGCGGGCGCCCGGGGCGGGGTGGCGGCGGCGCTGATCGGGGTGCTGGCGGTGCTGGTGGGACGGTTCCCGGGGGGACCGTACGAGGCGCTGCGAGCGGCGTCGGGGAGGCTGCGCCAGCGGCGCGGGGCGCGGCTCACGACGCTGGGTGCGCAGGTACGCGGGCGGCTGCACCCACCCGGGCGGGAACGAGCCCCCCGTCGGGCTCTGACCGGCGTGACCGCGTCGGGCTCGGCAGCGACACACCTAACCGACCGGCCCGCCGCAGCCGCCGACGGCGCTCGCCCCCCACAGGGGCCACCCGCGCCCGACGACGAAAGCCGCACGGGCGGTACGGGTGGGAACCCAAACGCGGCCGAAGGCCGCGTCCTCACCGCCCACCACCTCCAGGCGCGCTACGACACCTTCACCGCCCTCGACGACGTCACCCTCACGGTCCCCCCGGGCAAGGTCACCGCGATCATCGGCCCCAACGGCGCGGGCAAGACCACCCTGTTCCACTGTCTGGCCGGCACCCACCGCCCCACCCACGGCCAAGTCCGGTTCGGCACCCGCGACATCACCCACCTGCCCGCCCACGCCCGCACCCGCCTAGGCGTCGCCCGCACCTTCCAGCAACTGGCCGTGTTCCCCTCCCTCACGGTGGCCGAGAACGTCCGTGTGGGCGCCGAACAGGGCCGTCTGAAGGACCCGTCGGCCGTGGAGCGAGCCCTCCGGCTCCTGGGCCTGGACGGCCCCGTACGCTCCCTGCCCGCCGCCGATCTCCCCACCGGCACCCTCCGGCGTGTCGAACTCGCCCGAGCCCTCGCCGGCAGCCCGCGCGTGCTGCTGCTGGACGAACCCGCCGCCGGCCTGGACACGGCGGAAGTCACCGCACTCACCCGGGTTCTGAAAGCCCTCGCCGCGGACGGCACGGCCCTCCTGGTCGTCGAGCACGACCTCGACCTGGTCGCCGACCTCGCCGACACCGTGCACGTCATGACGGCCGGCCGCATCGTCGCCTCCGGCCCACCCGACCGCGTACTCGACGCGGCAGGCACCCAGGAGGCCCCCGCATGA
- a CDS encoding ABC transporter substrate-binding protein encodes MGRRSRGAEAAIAVLVLALSTACGSRLPESDFEHRGRGTPAEPADRGPIRVGVITSATSPVGGNAFTGPRDGAKAYFDRLNARGGIDGRRVEVRLCDDGGSGVGNNECVHELIDEDKVVALVATTALDYAGASRVSRARVPDIGGQPIGAAYDTYPHLYSIYGSLAPRDGTTGWDGEQYGGTEVYRYFKREHGARTAAVVSYNQPASAAYARLVERGLKAEGYKVVTEQVDFALPNFRAVAADLKEQGADLVFDAIDSHGNARLCEAMDDVGAEVTAKVTNVQNWTSTVAEDYKDAPRCRNALWATGSSRNFEDTDHDAVREFRDATKGLRTHSQWQLEGWAAAMWFTDAARSCAESDTGVTRACVDDHMNRSQGYTADGLLIPVRFERLPEPPRSRRTCLSAARWEDGRGWISQGDMNTTCFEVPQLSYEP; translated from the coding sequence ATGGGTCGCCGATCCCGGGGTGCTGAGGCGGCGATAGCCGTGCTGGTGCTGGCTCTGAGTACGGCGTGCGGAAGCCGGCTGCCGGAGAGCGACTTCGAGCACCGCGGCCGGGGCACTCCCGCGGAGCCGGCGGACCGCGGCCCGATCCGCGTCGGCGTCATCACCAGCGCCACCAGCCCGGTCGGCGGCAACGCCTTCACCGGCCCGCGCGACGGCGCCAAGGCGTACTTCGACCGGCTCAACGCGCGCGGCGGCATCGACGGCCGCCGCGTCGAGGTGCGCCTGTGCGACGACGGCGGCAGCGGCGTCGGCAACAACGAGTGCGTGCACGAGCTGATCGACGAGGACAAGGTCGTCGCCCTGGTCGCCACCACCGCCCTGGACTACGCGGGCGCCTCGCGCGTCTCACGCGCGCGCGTGCCCGACATCGGAGGCCAGCCCATCGGGGCCGCCTACGACACCTACCCGCACCTGTACAGCATCTACGGCAGCCTCGCGCCCCGCGACGGCACCACCGGCTGGGACGGCGAGCAGTACGGCGGCACCGAGGTCTACCGCTACTTCAAGCGCGAGCACGGCGCCCGCACGGCCGCCGTCGTCTCCTACAACCAGCCCGCGTCCGCCGCCTACGCCCGGCTCGTCGAGCGGGGCCTGAAGGCCGAGGGCTACAAGGTGGTCACCGAGCAGGTCGACTTCGCGCTGCCCAACTTCCGCGCGGTCGCCGCCGATCTCAAGGAGCAGGGCGCCGACCTCGTCTTCGACGCCATCGACAGCCACGGCAACGCCCGGCTGTGCGAGGCGATGGACGACGTCGGCGCCGAGGTCACCGCCAAGGTCACGAACGTACAGAACTGGACGTCCACCGTCGCCGAGGACTACAAGGACGCCCCGCGCTGCCGCAACGCCCTGTGGGCGACCGGATCGTCCCGCAACTTCGAGGACACGGACCACGACGCCGTACGGGAGTTCCGGGACGCCACCAAAGGGCTGCGGACGCACTCCCAGTGGCAGCTCGAGGGCTGGGCGGCGGCCATGTGGTTCACGGACGCGGCCAGGTCGTGCGCGGAGTCGGACACCGGCGTCACGCGCGCGTGCGTCGACGACCACATGAACCGCAGCCAGGGATACACCGCCGACGGCCTGCTGATCCCGGTCCGGTTCGAGCGGCTGCCCGAGCCGCCCAGGAGCCGCCGGACCTGTCTGTCGGCGGCCCGCTGGGAGGACGGCCGGGGCTGGATCTCCCAGGGCGACATGAACACCACCTGCTTCGAGGTGCCGCAGCTCTCGTACGAGCCGTGA
- a CDS encoding helix-turn-helix transcriptional regulator: protein MLDTSARLLKLLSLLQAHREWSGADLAERLGVTPRTVRRDVDRLRELGYPVNASPGTGGGYQLGAGAELPPLLLDDDEAVAVAVGLRTAAGQGIEGIGETSVRALAKLEQVLPNRLRRRVGALNAFTVPMLRGPQPSGVDPAVLTELAHLCRDAERLRFEYRDHEGAPTRRTVEPHRLVCSERRWYLVAWDLDREDWRTFRVDRITPRPPHGPRFTPRTPPAEDLAAYVSQGVSTRAYASHAVIRLLVPVHEAAERISPSAGTLEADGDAACILRTGAASLDVMVLHIMMIGFEFEVLEPVEFIEAIRGARDLLSRSLERGTGRSPRARDGADRTPGTPSGSAAAS from the coding sequence ATGCTGGACACATCCGCCAGACTCCTGAAACTGCTCTCCCTCCTCCAAGCCCACCGAGAATGGTCCGGCGCCGACCTCGCCGAACGCCTCGGAGTCACGCCCCGCACAGTGCGCCGCGATGTCGACCGCCTGCGCGAGCTGGGTTACCCGGTCAACGCCAGCCCCGGAACCGGCGGCGGCTACCAGCTCGGCGCCGGCGCCGAGCTGCCGCCCCTCCTCCTGGACGACGACGAGGCCGTCGCCGTCGCCGTCGGTCTGCGCACCGCCGCCGGCCAGGGCATCGAGGGCATCGGCGAGACCTCCGTACGGGCCCTCGCCAAGCTGGAGCAGGTCCTGCCGAACCGGCTGCGCCGCCGTGTCGGCGCGCTGAACGCCTTCACCGTGCCGATGCTGCGCGGCCCCCAGCCCTCCGGCGTCGACCCGGCCGTCCTGACCGAGCTGGCCCACCTCTGCCGGGACGCCGAGCGCCTGCGCTTCGAGTACCGCGACCACGAGGGCGCCCCCACCCGCCGGACCGTCGAACCGCACCGTCTGGTGTGCAGCGAGCGCCGCTGGTACCTGGTGGCCTGGGACCTCGACCGCGAGGACTGGCGTACGTTCCGCGTCGACCGCATCACCCCCAGGCCGCCGCACGGCCCGCGCTTCACCCCGCGCACCCCGCCCGCCGAGGACCTCGCCGCCTATGTCTCGCAGGGCGTCTCCACGCGCGCGTACGCCTCGCACGCCGTGATCCGGCTGCTGGTGCCCGTGCACGAGGCCGCCGAGCGCATCTCGCCGTCCGCGGGCACGCTGGAGGCCGACGGGGACGCCGCCTGCATCCTGCGCACCGGGGCCGCGAGCCTCGATGTGATGGTGCTGCACATCATGATGATCGGCTTCGAGTTCGAAGTGCTGGAGCCCGTCGAGTTCATCGAGGCGATCAGGGGCGCTCGGGATCTGCTGTCCCGGTCGCTGGAGCGAGGGACCGGCCGATCTCCGCGTGCGCGGGATGGTGCAGATCGAACGCCGGGGACTCCGAGCGGATCCGCGGCAGCGTCGTGA
- a CDS encoding I78 family peptidase inhibitor translates to MAPIPKPPAEPEDNPDGYVGLDADRAERLARDRGWSTVRSLPPGAIITMEYRSGRLNFEVKDGQVARAWKG, encoded by the coding sequence ATGGCACCCATTCCGAAACCCCCCGCAGAACCCGAGGACAACCCGGACGGGTATGTCGGTCTCGACGCCGACCGGGCCGAGCGGCTCGCCCGTGACCGTGGGTGGTCGACGGTGCGTTCGCTGCCGCCGGGGGCGATCATCACCATGGAATACCGCAGCGGCCGGCTGAACTTCGAGGTGAAGGACGGCCAGGTGGCGCGGGCCTGGAAGGGCTGA
- a CDS encoding phosphatase PAP2 family protein, with product MRTERKLTRLDRVFARLDREPERPAHIDVPRMTRHRIVLFASTLAFYVAIVWAVVITSWLVRLDWQVMFFRPYQQWAEIHAFVDYYVVLGQRGPTAVMVAAWLGWRSWRQHTLRPLLALGVSLLLLNVTVGAAKLGMGRLGPHYATSIGSNEMWLGGDIFPSGHTANAVVTWGILAYLASTPRARRWLSALSAVTSLGVGLSTVYLGTHWLSDVLLGWAAGLLILLALPWFEPLIARSEAWIFDLRDRWRERRAGTVAVPAAPVEAPVLLKPRPTPADNEAAARDTSTAARDTSAAARSARGAPAYMAPGPHTARAERTPVTPAGSRRPPHTDRMTRGGSPTARPLTGG from the coding sequence GTGCGTACCGAACGAAAGCTGACCCGTCTGGACCGGGTCTTCGCCAGACTGGACCGGGAACCGGAACGTCCGGCCCACATCGATGTGCCGCGGATGACCCGGCACAGGATCGTGCTCTTCGCCTCGACCCTGGCCTTCTACGTGGCCATCGTGTGGGCCGTCGTCATCACCTCGTGGCTGGTCCGGCTCGACTGGCAGGTCATGTTCTTCCGGCCGTACCAGCAGTGGGCGGAGATCCACGCCTTCGTCGACTACTACGTGGTGCTCGGCCAGCGCGGCCCGACCGCCGTGATGGTCGCGGCCTGGCTGGGCTGGCGTTCCTGGCGGCAGCACACGCTGCGGCCGCTGCTCGCGCTCGGCGTCTCGCTGCTGCTGCTGAACGTCACCGTGGGTGCCGCCAAGCTCGGCATGGGCCGCCTCGGACCGCACTACGCGACCAGCATCGGCTCGAACGAGATGTGGCTGGGCGGCGATATATTTCCCAGCGGCCACACCGCCAACGCCGTGGTGACCTGGGGAATCCTGGCCTATCTGGCCTCGACCCCGAGAGCGCGCCGCTGGCTGTCGGCCCTGTCGGCGGTGACCTCGCTGGGCGTGGGTCTGTCCACCGTCTACCTCGGTACGCACTGGCTGAGCGATGTGCTCCTCGGCTGGGCCGCCGGTCTGCTGATCCTGCTCGCGCTGCCGTGGTTCGAGCCGCTGATCGCCCGCTCCGAGGCCTGGATCTTCGATCTGCGCGACCGCTGGCGCGAGCGCCGGGCCGGCACCGTCGCCGTACCGGCCGCCCCGGTCGAGGCCCCGGTGCTGCTCAAGCCGCGTCCCACCCCGGCCGACAACGAGGCCGCGGCGCGCGACACGTCCACCGCGGCGCGCGACACGTCCGCCGCGGCCCGCTCCGCCCGGGGAGCACCCGCCTACATGGCGCCCGGCCCGCACACGGCCCGCGCGGAGCGCACCCCGGTCACCCCGGCCGGCAGCCGCCGCCCGCCGCACACGGACCGTATGACCCGCGGCGGGAGCCCGACGGCCCGCCCCCTCACGGGCGGCTGA
- a CDS encoding MFS transporter, which produces MSGTTTAAAALRRRAAGAGANRWVVLVVLCVSLLLVAVDATVLHVAVPAVTEDLRPGAIELLWIVDIYPLVCASLLILFGTLGDRVGRRRVLLLGYGLFGLASGLAALAHDPQVLILARALLGVGGAMIMPATLSILRQVFPDRRERALAIGIWSAVAAVGAAVGPLLGGFLLEHFWWGSVFLVNIPLMLVSLPVGRLLLPESKGDGKGPWDVIGALLAAAGLFGVVLGVKRLGGGEPAASLLTLVPLVVGATLLVLFVRRQKRRAYPLVDLKMFARPAFSTSVGCIVLAMLALVGLELIAAQYLQLVLGLSPLETGLRLLPLTFAAMAAGLAGARMLRRFGPRSMVCFGFCLTAAAVVLLTLMGRTDNCGLMVSGFVLLGFGLETTLFGAYESMLSEAPQEQAGGAAAIGETSYQLGAGIGIALLGSVMNAAYAPGLATVSGVPAHASTAASHSLGEAYEVAAQLGGPAGAALRHAARDSFVHGLHVTLLVSAGLLLLGAVMALRLPRAMQCEAPAVELPKPREVAESRVSA; this is translated from the coding sequence ATGTCCGGGACGACCACGGCCGCCGCTGCGCTGCGCCGTCGGGCGGCCGGGGCCGGTGCCAACCGCTGGGTCGTCCTCGTCGTCCTCTGCGTCAGCCTGCTGCTCGTCGCCGTCGACGCGACCGTGCTGCACGTGGCGGTGCCCGCCGTCACCGAGGACCTCCGCCCCGGCGCGATAGAACTGCTCTGGATCGTCGACATCTATCCGCTCGTCTGCGCCTCGCTGCTGATCCTGTTCGGCACGCTCGGTGACCGGGTGGGCCGCAGACGCGTCCTGCTCCTCGGATACGGCCTCTTCGGCCTCGCCTCCGGCCTGGCGGCCCTCGCACACGACCCACAGGTGCTGATCCTGGCCCGCGCCCTGCTCGGCGTCGGCGGCGCGATGATCATGCCCGCGACGCTGTCGATCCTGCGCCAGGTCTTCCCCGACCGGCGCGAGCGGGCCCTCGCCATCGGCATCTGGAGCGCGGTGGCCGCCGTGGGCGCGGCGGTCGGGCCACTGCTCGGCGGCTTCCTCCTCGAGCACTTCTGGTGGGGCTCGGTCTTCCTCGTCAACATCCCGCTGATGCTGGTCAGCCTCCCGGTGGGACGGCTGCTGCTGCCCGAGTCCAAGGGCGATGGCAAGGGTCCCTGGGACGTCATCGGCGCGCTGCTGGCGGCGGCCGGCCTCTTCGGCGTCGTCCTGGGCGTGAAGCGGCTCGGCGGCGGGGAGCCGGCGGCCAGCCTGCTCACCCTGGTGCCCCTGGTGGTCGGCGCCACGCTGCTGGTCCTCTTCGTGCGACGGCAGAAGCGGCGGGCGTATCCGCTGGTGGACCTCAAGATGTTCGCGCGACCGGCGTTCAGTACGTCCGTCGGATGCATTGTGCTGGCCATGCTCGCGCTGGTCGGACTCGAACTGATCGCGGCGCAGTATCTCCAGCTCGTGCTCGGGCTGTCGCCGCTGGAGACGGGGCTGCGGCTGCTGCCGCTGACGTTCGCGGCCATGGCGGCCGGGCTCGCGGGCGCGCGGATGCTGCGGCGGTTCGGGCCGCGGAGCATGGTGTGCTTCGGGTTCTGCCTGACGGCCGCCGCGGTGGTCCTGCTGACGCTGATGGGGCGGACGGACAACTGCGGGCTCATGGTGTCCGGATTCGTACTGCTCGGATTCGGACTCGAGACCACGCTCTTCGGGGCGTACGAGTCGATGCTGAGCGAGGCCCCGCAGGAGCAGGCCGGCGGGGCGGCGGCGATCGGGGAGACGTCGTACCAGCTGGGTGCGGGGATCGGCATCGCGTTGCTGGGCAGCGTGATGAACGCGGCGTACGCGCCCGGGCTGGCGACCGTGTCCGGGGTGCCGGCGCACGCCTCCACGGCGGCTTCGCACTCGCTGGGGGAGGCGTACGAGGTCGCCGCGCAGCTCGGCGGGCCGGCCGGGGCCGCCCTGCGGCACGCGGCTCGGGATTCGTTCGTGCACGGGCTGCATGTGACGTTGCTGGTGAGCGCGGGGTTGTTGTTGCTGGGGGCCGTGATGGCGCTGCGGCTGCCGCGGGCGATGCAGTGCGAGGCGCCTGCCGTGGAGTTGCCCAAGCCCCGGGAAGTCGCCGAGTCCCGCGTCTCCGCTTGA
- a CDS encoding acyl-CoA dehydrogenase family protein, with protein MSASSKLPPFDPADPLGIDDLLDPEDLAIRGTVRDWAADRVVPYVAEWYENGELPGIRELARELGEIGALGMSLSGYGCAGASAVQYGLACLELEAADSGIRSLVSVQGSLAMYAIHRFGSEEQKQAWLPRMASGEVIGCFGLTEPDHGSDPGSMRTYAKRDGSDWVLGGRKMWITNGSVAGVAVVWAQTEEGIRGFVVPADSAGFSAPEIKHKLSLRASVTSELVLDDVRLPADAVLPEVVGLKGPLSCLSHARYGIVWGAMGAARSCFEAAVDYAKTREQFGRPIGGFQLTQAKLADMALELHKGILLAHHLGRRMDAGRLRPEQVSFGKLNNVREAIDICRTARTILGANGISLEYPVMRHATNLESVLTYEGTVEMHQLVLGKALTGLDAFR; from the coding sequence ATGTCCGCGTCCTCGAAGTTGCCCCCGTTCGACCCCGCCGACCCCCTCGGCATCGACGATCTCCTCGACCCCGAGGACCTGGCGATTCGCGGCACCGTACGGGACTGGGCCGCGGACCGGGTGGTGCCGTATGTCGCCGAGTGGTACGAGAACGGCGAGCTGCCGGGCATCAGGGAGCTCGCCCGGGAGCTCGGGGAGATCGGTGCCCTCGGGATGTCGCTCAGCGGGTACGGGTGTGCCGGGGCCTCCGCCGTGCAGTACGGGCTCGCCTGTCTGGAGCTGGAGGCCGCCGACTCCGGGATCCGGTCCCTGGTGTCCGTGCAGGGATCCCTCGCCATGTACGCCATTCACCGGTTCGGCAGCGAGGAGCAGAAGCAGGCGTGGCTGCCCCGGATGGCCTCCGGCGAGGTCATCGGGTGCTTCGGGCTGACCGAGCCCGACCACGGGTCCGACCCCGGCTCCATGCGGACGTACGCCAAGCGGGACGGCTCGGACTGGGTGCTGGGCGGGCGCAAGATGTGGATCACCAACGGGTCGGTCGCCGGGGTCGCCGTCGTGTGGGCCCAGACCGAGGAGGGGATCCGCGGGTTCGTCGTGCCGGCCGACAGCGCCGGGTTCTCCGCGCCCGAGATCAAGCACAAGCTGTCGCTGCGCGCCTCCGTCACCAGTGAACTCGTCCTCGACGACGTACGGCTGCCCGCCGATGCCGTACTGCCCGAGGTCGTCGGGCTCAAGGGGCCGCTGAGCTGTCTCTCGCACGCCCGGTACGGGATCGTGTGGGGCGCGATGGGGGCGGCGCGGTCGTGCTTCGAGGCCGCCGTCGACTACGCGAAGACGCGGGAGCAGTTCGGCCGGCCGATCGGGGGCTTCCAGCTCACCCAGGCCAAGCTCGCCGACATGGCGCTCGAACTGCACAAGGGGATTCTGCTCGCCCACCATCTGGGGCGGCGGATGGACGCCGGTCGGCTGCGTCCGGAACAGGTCAGCTTCGGGAAGCTGAACAACGTCCGCGAGGCCATCGACATCTGCCGTACGGCGCGGACGATTCTCGGTGCCAACGGGATCTCGCTCGAATACCCCGTGATGCGGCACGCGACCAACCTCGAATCGGTGCTCACCTACGAGGGCACCGTCGAGATGCACCAGCTCGTGCTGGGCAAGGCGCTCACCGGGCTCGACGCCTTCCGCTGA